A stretch of Lachancea thermotolerans CBS 6340 chromosome D complete sequence DNA encodes these proteins:
- the GWT1 gene encoding glucosaminyl-phosphotidylinositol O-acyltransferase (similar to uniprot|P47026 Saccharomyces cerevisiae YJL091C GWT1 Protein involved in the inositol acylation of glucosaminyl phosphatidylinositol (GlcN-PI) to form glucosaminyl(acyl)phosphatidylinositol (GlcN(acyl)PI) an intermediate in the biosynthesis of glycosylphosphatidylinositol (GPI) anchors), whose amino-acid sequence MEDLKLRKEQFVSGLTGSSIQEINAVASVALCGYVCWSLLRSTVADGKVMLLADFFFNWCAILLSITTYADNPLALNLLLVVPPLLLWLCVRPTRSQRDISRNSLQKAEFKLMRHPFITAYRGSMMIVTALAILAVDFRIFPRRFAKVETWGTSLMDLGVGSFVFSGGLVSSRALLQNKLSGGRVSALKKIIHALRSSGTILLLGLLRLYFVKNLEYQEHVTEYGVHWNFFITLSLLPMAMIPIDAIAEYIPRVAIALVISTVYELFMVFNKDLLTFLISGPRETFVGANREGIFSFVGYCAIFLWGQSTGFYTLGNVATKNNLLKPSVQPIKNLNNIGTWEKLASKGPLCGLLTWSFITLSATQIVFAWHPFNVSRRFANLPYVLWVVSFNLGALSLFCLVDKVFENSAIGSQTSVSLEAMNSNGLFLFLLANVTTGLVNMIMPTIDIAPVEAFSILFLYASFLASVSIFMLKKRIFIKL is encoded by the coding sequence ATGGAGGATCTAAAACTTAGAAAAGAACAATTCGTTTCAGGTCTCACTGGCAGCTCAATCCAAGAAATCAATGCCGTCGCCTCTGTAGCCCTCTGCGGTTACGTATGTTGGAGTCTTCTAAGGTCTACAGTAGCAGACGGCAAAGTAATGCTACTAGctgacttttttttcaattggTGTGCCATTTTATTATCAATTACTACTTATGCCGATAATCCGCTTGCTCTAAACCTTCTTTTGGTAGTTCCGCCGCTTCTACTCTGGCTGTGCGTACGTCCCACTAGAAGCCAAAGGGATATCTCTCGGAATTCATTACAGAAAGCTGAATTCAAATTAATGAGGCATCCGTTTATTACAGCATATCGCGGGAGTATGATGATCGTCACAGCCTTAGCCATACTAGCTGTTGATTTTCGCATTTTCCCTCGCAGGTTCGCCAAAGTTGAAACCTGGGGCACCTCTCTCATGGACCTTGGTGTGGGGTCATTTGTGTTTAGTGGTGGACTTGTCTCTTCGAGAGCGCTTTTACAGAATAAGCTAAGTGGAGGGAGGGTTTcagcattgaaaaagattATTCATGCTTTGAGATCAAGCGGCACTATTCTTTTGCTGGGTCTACTTCGGCTTTATTTTGTCAAGAATTTAGAATACCAGGAGCATGTCACTGAATATGGTGTACACTggaatttcttcatcacGCTTTCCCTGCTCCCTATGGCCATGATACCTATCGATGCAATTGCAGAGTATATTCCTCGTGTTGCCATTGCCTTGGTGATATCTACTGTTTATGAACTTTTTATGGTATTCAACAAGGACTTACTTACTTTCTTGATAAGCGGCCCCCGAGAAACGTTTGTTGGTGCTAATAGGGAAGGaattttctcttttgttggATACTGCGCCATCTTTTTATGGGGCCAATCGACCGGATTTTATACCCTGGGCAATGTTGCgaccaaaaacaatttgCTAAAACCATCGGTCCAGCCAATTAAGAACCTTAATAATATTGGCACCTGGGAAAAGCTTGCTTCCAAAGGACCTCTCTGTGGGTTGCTCACCTGGTCTTTTATAACCTTGTCTGCGACTcaaattgtttttgcgTGGCATCCATTTAACGTTTCAAGAAGGTTTGCAAATTTGCCTTATGTTTTATGGGTGGTGTCTTTCAATCTCGGCGCTCTTTCTCTATTTTGCTTAGTGGacaaagttttcgaaaactCTGCAATCGGATCTCAAACATCAGTATCGCTAGAAGCGATGAACTCTAATGGACTatttctctttttgcttgCAAACGTTACCACTGGGCTCGTCAACATGATAATGCCTACAATTGACATTGCTCCGGTTGAAGCATTTTCTATCCTCTTCCTTTACGCATCGTTCCTTGCTTCCGTATCTATCTttatgttgaaaaagaggatTTTTATAAAACTTTAA
- the SIP4 gene encoding Sip4p (weakly similar to uniprot|P46954 Saccharomyces cerevisiae YJL089W SIP4 Possibly involved in Snf1p regulated transcriptional activation shows homology to DNA binding domain of Gal4p has a leucine zipper motif and acidic region lexA-Sip4p activates transcription), with translation MAKRKYGSPLSPKATQLLLSKHARMSQACDRCRLKKIKCDGIKPTCTPCTKIGFHCQTSDKLSRRGFPRGYTEMLEKEVVRLQQRLVRAGYDPGDSTEVSVSQQAAIGATADNSESFAGETSGQSEAPGSGATSTEPSASVQPSSEPQKQQLFHLPFINDTFHLHENRVAADGRFLGHAAWNDIVGTLGKLPTEAMPDEDEWLCRYLVRQFQLSQHRVPAALLIKYHNDAGFCKKRIRRSITHFLQTSMSLVPILNSSTWEERLFKINESKNTHPAALLAYLFIIQWQWSCFSDDKLFAATKIVVLNATQPLFRLQCLLLASYYFMGTPSMSLVYNTSTAPYASQLLKLSFAEMINLGLFINSHRLVPLQNSPLSHSERLITFWCFQFLDSWWTLLQGTPKSNFTMDEFLPPKISSLRNPRLKPFELLIDFVVGCLDGCNLLYALSQGANTHMIFELESFRKRLFQYSLYHHLKDHDYHNLSTLATCVDKPQAIEIQLTLHYLIMTFFANLKAARSAGRSSAKAAESLRDTSYEILTLYYLIVVDSYDMKASIPQQLQVLHLLPCDNLAIVNMCLECLSQWAVASENKAGTDSEYRMNYEKHRSIVKAWCKIWYFDEPEDELLTRLQKNYQFSSQLPSGRSGQLAKLQYLNAMRTHNRRSLLLNLPDDNQVHDNVGSLNILGVESTQFRIPAADSANNLFESLAIQEEDEGYAEDDDDDDDTPLELPFFKKKRSNKTTIAQPPPIPVRSRSLFDQHHPGPIIRRQSDAVAANNGRLFSGIDESHLKVLKDNSVQKETEDAKLRSEHYLLVQGFQKSPPEVDTPRSLADILSLSGAECKFPASSGSIPEDNAHDKQQASVDHT, from the coding sequence ATGGCCAAACGAAAATACGGCAGCCCGCTTTCACCCAAGGCGACGCAATTGCTTCTGTCGAAGCACGCGCGGATGTCACAGGCCTGTGACCGGTGCCGgctcaaaaagatcaagtgcGACGGCATCAAACCAACATGCACGCCTTGCACCAAAATAGGGTTCCATTGTCAAACCAGTGACAAGCTCTCTCGGAGAGGGTTTCCACGCGGGTACACGGAGATGCTCGAGAAGGAGGTAGTGCGGCTCCAGCAACGGCTGGTGCGCGCTGGTTACGACCCGGGCGACAGCACGGAGGTCAGCGTTTCGCAGCAGGCTGCTATCGGGGCGACGGCCGACAACTCAGAAAGTTTTGCGGGCGAAACAAGTGGTCAAAGCGAGGCTCCGGGCTCCGGAGCTACCTCGACCGAGCCATCGGCCTCGGTGCAGCCCTCCTCTGAGCcccaaaaacagcagttGTTCCACCTGCCTTTCATTAACGACACGTTCCACTTGCACGAAAACCGCGTGGCCGCTGACGGCCGCTTTTTGGGCCACGCTGCGTGGAATGACATTGTTGGCACTTTGGGCAAATTACCGACTGAGGCGATGCCCGACGAGGACGAATGGCTTTGCCGCTACCTGGTCCGCCAATTCCAGCTTTCCCAACACCGCGTGCCAGCAGCTCTTTTAATCAAATACCATAACGACGCCGGGTTCTGCAAGAAACGCATTCGCAGGAGCATCACGCACTTCCTGCAAACATCAATGTCGCTAGTGCCAATTCTAAATTCCAGTACATGGGAAGAACGCCTTTTCAAGATAAACGAGTCGAAAAACACCCATCCAGCGGCGCTGTTAGCATACCTCTTCATTATTCAATGGCAGTGGTCTTGTTTCAGCGACGACAAGCTGTTTGCTGCAACCAAAATAGTAGTGCTCAACGCAACACAGCCGCTTTTCCGTTTGCAGTGTCTGTTGTTGGCAAGTTACTATTTCATGGGAACACCAAGCATGAGCCTGGTTTACAATACCTCCACAGCACCATATGCAAGCCAGCTCCTAAAGTTGTCGTTTGCTGAGATGATTAACCTCggcctcttcatcaacagcCACCGCTTAGTGCCTCTTCAGAACTCCCCACTAAGTCATTCTGAAAGGCTGATAACATTCTGGTGCTTTCAATTCCTAGATTCCTGGTGGACGCTTTTGCAAGGAACTCCCAAAAGCAACTTCACTATGGACGAGTTCTTACCTCCCAAAATATCTTCTTTGCGGAATCCGAGATTGAAGCCATTCGAGTTGCTGATAGATTTTGTTGTGGGTTGCCTGGACGGCTGTAACTTACTCTACGCTCTGTCACAAGGCGCCAACACACATATGATTTTCGAATTAGAAAGCTTCAGAAAGCGTCTTTTCCAATATAGCCTCTACCATCACCTAAAGGATCATGATTACCACAACTTATCCACGCTGGCAACGTGCGTGGATAAGCCACAAGCCATTGAAATACAACTAACGCTGCATTATTTGATCATGACATTTTTTGCCAATCTTAAGGCTGCACGTTCGGCCGGCAGGTCGTCGGCCAAGGCGGCCGAATCCTTGCGTGACACATCTTATGAGATCTTGACTCTTTACTACCTAATAGTTGTGGATTCATACGATATGAAGGCCTCGATACCGCAGCAATTGCAAGTCTTGCATCTTTTGCCTTGTGATAACCTCGCGATAGTTAACATGTGCTTAGAGTGCCTCTCGCAATGGGCAGTGGCTTCGGAAAATAAAGCGGGCACCGACTCCGAATATCGTATGAATTATGAGAAGCACCGGTCCATTGTTAAAGCTTGGTGTAAAATTTGGTACTTCGATGAGCCAGAAGACGAGCTGTTAACCCGTTTGCAGAAAAATTACCAGTTCAGCTCGCAATTGCCATCAGGTAGAAGTGGGCAGCTTGCTAAGCTCCAATACCTGAATGCAATGAGAACACACAACAGGCGCTCGCTCCTCTTGAACTTGCCTGACGATAACCAAGTACATGATAATGTTGGGTCCTTGAACATCTTGGGCGTGGAGAGCACGCAGTTTCGCATTCCTGCGGCCGATTCCGCAAATAATCTATTCGAATCCCTGGCCATTCAAGAGGAGGATGAAGGATATGCtgaagacgatgatgatgatgacgataCACCACTGGAACTTCCattttttaaaaaaaagcgCAGTAATAAGACAACTATCGCACAACCGCCACCCATTCCCGTGCGTTCGCGGTCCCTCTTTGATCAGCACCACCCAGGGCCCATTATAAGACGTCAGTCGGATGCAGTAGCCGCCAATAATGGGCGCTTGTTCTCAGGCATTGACGAATCGCACCTTAAAGTACTCAAAGATAATtctgttcaaaaagagacCGAAGATGCAAAACTCCGAAGTGAGCATTACTTGCTGGTTCAgggatttcaaaaatcgCCGCCCGAGGTTGATACGCCGCGCTCTCTTGCCGACATATTGTCGCTTTCTGGAGCAGAATGCAAATTTCCTGCCAGTTCAGGTTCCATCCCAGAAGACAATGCACATGACAAACAGCAAGCCTCAGTAGATCACACGTAA
- the SRS2 gene encoding DNA helicase SRS2 (weakly similar to uniprot|P12954 Saccharomyces cerevisiae YJL092W HPR5 DNA helicase and DNA-dependent ATPase involved in DNA repair required for proper timing of commitment to meiotic recombination and the transition from Meiosis I to Meiosis II potential Cdc28p substrate), translating to MERLLSSLNERQCESVTFDHTKALQVVAGPGTGKTKVLTTRVAYLLLEKGINPGDIIITTFTKKATLEMIERLSFLLEGTNINPSSLWIGTFHSICARILRQHGWKIGLPKDWRTFSDSDTDPIIHKLVEKVPDQIRDYAHSYTRKANLLRPNSKGNWEVHPASVKKMISWLKSEGVMADEYRANNEHDPALLHFYEAYQCELHSQHALDFDDLLLHAFKLLSKERCLPHIKHVLVDEFQDTNSIQLNLMYLFARGNSTTSQGITAVGDPDQSIYAFRNALASNFEDMAAKCPIPCSRIVLVENYRSSQKILTTSEMLIKQQLSGREDRLPLKAQFDSDFPPVYIEFPAKFLEARALAREILYLRSLPKLWNYNSFALLVRHRRQIRPLETSLIEHRIPYKIVNGRAFWELKEINGLMDLLKCVYSNYEKNAILRALQYPNRGLGPATVRKVEATFADYESPFVALKNIVANPNNGAYASKALNVITEFLSLIESCRELMAEATDLSAMTEIFDKLYEGSGLKFEYLHVDGKRKAEVDPNGEPNLLNKRHINVNILRKHLANFKPFEEDLSQRQGPGDDEVDVKEEDTDVEGKINAHDILREFINSVNLYSTETEVEESQMSEKERRQKKKREKDGFVTISTIHGAKGLEWPVVMIPGCVEGVIPCVFGGKDDADDSDSATDGGEEGNNRGNNGTSSPKKNRPRRNEGTLDEERRMFFVAQTRAKFLLYLTATNSNDTESRYESSTPSRFLTTDLVNTMCEDQKVFTDVESVRKLYHNLNQPPPQESATFSLDVLVKDYEQFVNARRERLTWKGRAVFDASRLNLGENITPSPTGFGITTAAAQLRNASTNHIEGRQNSPYGISGVSHNQGNRNMAPVYRPSRNNSNTVLAPSRTFAPKTSPTQVKNAQAPVYAPKVEDSAKVLREKAKASSESANSSKIKTGQLSRSASFECSKRRTGGRSRRTIVADSINLGAMNYNHDGTDVETNEGQVLVKGEMSAGERGNLNKTAGEMLHNPRDLRNDSRPILTNAKTLADSVRSQTSKRSSAPSEVPKKKVKSEPMDKGYDIMSRLSQARRRADSDKDTVIVID from the coding sequence ATGGAACGTCTCCTGTCTTCTCTGAATGAAAGGCAGTGTGAATCAGTAACATTCGACCACACCAAGGCCCTCCAAGTGGTCGCAGGTCCCGGCACCGGGAAAACAAAGGTGCTGACGACGAGGGTGGCGTACCTGCTCTTAGAAAAAGGAATCAATCCTGGTGACATTATCATTACTACTTTTACGAAGAAGGCTACGCTTGAAATGATCGAGCGGTTGTCGTTCTTGCTCGAGGGTACCAACATTAATCCTAGCAGTTTGTGGATCGGAACTTTCCATTCGATATGTGCGCGTATTTTGCGGCAGCATGGCTGGAAAATCGGGCTTCCGAAGGACTGGCGGACCTTTTCTGACAGCGACACGGATCCCATCATTCATAAACTTGTGGAGAAGGTTCCCGACCAAATACGTGATTATGCACACAGTTATACTCGCAAGGCTAACCTGCTACGACCCAACTCAAAAGGCAACTGGGAAGTACATCCAGCCtctgtcaaaaaaatgaTCTCATGGTTAAAATCCGAAGGCGTGATGGCAGACGAGTACCGTGCGAATAATGAGCACGATCCAGCACTTTTGCATTTCTATGAAGCTTACCAATGCGAGCTTCACTCTCAACATGCGTTGGATTTTGATGACCTGCTTCTTCATGCTTTCAAACTACTGTCCAAAGAGCGATGTCTTCCTCACATAAAACATGTTCTCGTCGATGAGTTTCAAGATACTAATAGCATACAGCTTAATCTCATGTACCTTTTTGCTCGTGGGAACAGCACAACATCTCAAGGTATTACCGCGGTTGGCGACCCTGATCAAAGCATATATGCTTTCAGAAACGCACTAGCCAGTAACTTTGAGGACATGGCCGCTAAGTGTCCAATCCCGTGCTCTCGTATTGTTTTGGTTGAAAACTACCGTTCATCTCAGAAAATCCTTACTACTAGTGAGATGCTCATCAAACAGCAGCTAAGCGGAAGGGAAGATAGACTTCCTCTGAAGGCCCAATTTGATAGCGACTTTCCTCCAGTCTACATTGAATTTCCTGCgaagtttcttgaagcacGAGCACTAGCGCGGGAAATTCTTTACCTCCGGTCACTACCCAAACTCTGGAATTACAACAGTTTTGCCTTGCTTGTACGGCACCGCAGGCAGATAAGGCCGCTTGAAACCTCTCTTATAGAGCACCGAATACCATATAAGATTGTAAATGGTCGTGCATTCTGGGAATTAAAAGAGATCAATGGTCTGATGGATCTTTTAAAATGTGTCTACTCCAACTACGAAAAGAATGCCATACTACGCGCTCTTCAATACCCAAATCGAGGTCTGGGGCCTGCTACCGTaagaaaagttgaagcaACCTTCGCAGACTATGAGTCTCCTTTCGTGgctctcaaaaacattgtCGCGAATCCTAATAATGGTGCTTACGCCTCGAAGGCATTGAATGTCATCACTGAATTCCTTAGCTTAATCGAAAGTTGCAGAGAGCTTATGGCTGAAGCAACTGACCTATCTGCAATGACAGAGatttttgataaattgTATGAAGGTTCAGGGCTCAAGTTCGAATATCTTCACGTTGATGGGAAGAGGAAAGCTGAAGTGGACCCCAATGGGGAGCCTAATCTACTCAATAAGAGACACATCAACGTTAATATTTTGAGAAAACACCTTGCCAATTTTAAGCCATTCGAGGAAGACCTGTCTCAACGACAAGGCCCCGGTGATGATGAAGTGGACgtgaaggaagaagacaCTGACGTGGAGGGAAAAATTAATGCGCACGATATCCTTCGAGAGTTTATTAATTCTGTCAACCTGTACTCTACGGAGACCGAAGTCGAAGAATCTCAGATGTCAGAGAAAGAACGCAGacagaaaaagaagcgcGAGAAAGATGGTTTTGTCACTATATCCACAATTCATGGTGCGAAAGGTTTAGAGTGGCCAGTAGTCATGATTCCCGGCTGTGTAGAAGGTGTAATACCTTGCGTATTTGGAGGGAAAGATGACGCCGATGACAGCGATAGTGCAACTGATGGGGGTGAAGAAGGGAATAATAGGGGCAACAATGGTACAAGCAGCCCCAAGAAAAACCGCCCCAGAAGAAACGAGGGTACCTTAGATGAGGAGCGAAGGATGTTCTTTGTGGCCCAAACGAGAGCTAAGTTTCTACTTTATCTCACAGCTACAAATTCAAATGATACGGAGTCAAGATACGAATCTTCGACTCCGAGTAGGTTTCTGACTACAGATTTAGTTAACACAATGTGCGAGGACCAGAAGGTTTTCACTGATGTTGAATCGGTACGAAAACTTTATCACAACTTAAACCAACCTCCTCCTCAAGAAAGTGCAACCTTTTCTCTGGATGTTTTAGTCAAGGATTATGAGCAATTTGTGAACGCCAGACGAGAGAGGCTTACATGGAAGGGCCGCGCCGTCTTTGATGCGTCGAGGCTCAACCTGGGCGAGAACATAACACCCTCGCCGACTGGATTTGGAATTACAACCGCAGCTGCTCAATTGAGGAACGCCTCAACGAACCATATTGAGGGGCGCCAAAATTCCCCATATGGGATTTCAGGAGTTTCGCATAATCAAGGAAACAGAAATATGGCGCCTGTTTACAGGCCTTCGCGCAATAACTCCAATACTGTGTTAGCTCCCTCACGAACTTTTGCCCCAAAAACCTCACCCACGCAGGTTAAGAACGCTCAAGCTCCCGTGTACGCCCCTAAAGTGGAAGACAGTGCGAAAGTCCTAAGAGAGAAGGCCAAAGCTTCAAGTGAAAGTGCCAACTCAAGTAAGATAAAAACAGGGCAGCTTTCCCGGAGTGCCAGTTTCGAGTGTAGCAAAAGGAGAACTGGTGGCAGGTCTCGGAGAACAATAGTTGCGGACTCAATTAACCTCGGTGCGATGAATTATAACCATGATGGTACTGATGTTGAAACCAATGAAGGTCAAGTGTTAGTGAAGGGTGAAATGTCCGCCGGCGAACGCGGAAATCTGAACAAAACTGCTGGCGAAATGCTCCATAATCCACGCGATTTAAGAAACGATAGCAGGCCCATTCTTACTAATGCAAAAACATTGGCTGACTCTGTAAGATCTCAAACGAGTAAAAGAAGTTCTGCGCCTAGTgaagttccaaaaaaaaaggttaAAAGTGAACCTATGGATAAGGGATATGATATTATGTCAAGGTTATCacaagcaagaagaagagcagatAGTGATAAAGATACAGTGATTGTCATTGATTGA
- the DPB11 gene encoding protein kinase activating protein DPB11 (similar to uniprot|P47027 Saccharomyces cerevisiae YJL090C DPB11 Essential BRCT repeat protein required on the prereplicative complex at replication origins for loading DNA polymerases to initiate DNA synthesis also required for S/M checkpoint control) — MQKPLQGITFCPTALPEDASRSVSRKVAKLGGGFSKDLTKLVNVLVVGSVATNKYRFAVQNRADMAFVGVDAIDTIYDLWLAGDDISMESHSNFSGIKNPRERMLSVLRTRHQLGALKDFVVFIGRVGDDQEGKLSPDSLERLCVEQGVHSCNTRHFVKESHWNRPTVFVTDCSRGARVDAARSQGLPIVHPKWVLDCHNRSALLDFAYYLLENNEHVSFEVVGAGSCMCWDQISFQPSSAAANAHEDDSRLSQRVVLDKFASDGHRLWNSVMHKTKKISPAETFPLPNAEKTKELPGLFHDKHCYLLGFPQKHKAVLHNIIVRNSGSCYDYEDGVQVREPSYLVIPSNVPRYTPASVDELFTHVVTEFFFERCLHYKKLLKPDPWCSPFFSNFEVIPSDHLRQNLTVSEPLKVAITGFQGVELLHITKILEYLEPSGLKLSQKLNKETNVLIINLGALNSIPESHPLWKNQYASMFGEGKKLEQNQIHRNSMKRKIEFIKQRHSIPVVTAAFILELFSRVSKAKAQLKVSSRIHLNDVNWCISCPKGNKDQFYCDLLAKETDSTDSGLEIASSANDCVNRSIKQNRQEALDIFRNGPTVNSKRSLYEEGIEARHSAEKVPSPLPKIPRLVPTEALKPVQRSSSWGNLLSDQARKVDGLHDSDVEPSTGERELQHTQVTYGSPKQINDVQAPPTRRLTRQRMKEIDT; from the coding sequence ATGCAGAAACCGCTCCAAGGAATCACCTTCTGCCCGACAGCCTTGCCAGAGGATGCGTCCCGAAGCGTGTCGCGTAAAGTCGCTAAGCTTGGCGGCGGATTCTCCAAGGACCTGACCAAGCTTGTCAACGTTCTGGTAGTGGGAAGCGTAGCGACCAACAAGTACCGGTTCGCCGTCCAGAATCGAGCCGACATGGCTTTCGTTGGCGTTGATGCCATCGACACTATCTACGATCTCTGGCTGGCAGGAGACGACATTAGCATGGAATCGCATTCCAATTTCTCAGGTATCAAAAACCCCAGAGAGCGCATGCTCAGCGTCCTTCGGACACGGCATCAGCTGGGTgctctcaaagacttcGTGGTGTTTATAGGCCGTGTAGGGGATGACCAGGAGGGAAAGCTGAGCCCCGACTCGCTCGAAAGACTCTGCGTTGAGCAGGGCGTCCATTCCTGTAACACGCGGCACTTTGTTAAAGAGTCGCACTGGAACCGGCCAACTGTGTTTGTCACAGACTGCTCGCGCGGTGCTCGTGTGGATGCAGCTAGATCACAGGGTCTGCCGATTGTTCACCCCAAATGGGTCTTAGACTGCCACAACCGGAGCGCTCTGCTGGATTTTGCATATTACCTTCTGGAGAACAACGAGCATGTTTCGTTTGAAGTGGTCGGCGCTGGCTCATGCATGTGTTGGGATCAAATATCCTTTCAACCCAGTTCAGCTGCGGCTAACGCGCACGAAGACGATTCTAGACTGAGCCAACGTGTAGTTCTGGACAAATTCGCCTCAGACGGTCACCGACTGTGGAACAGTGTGATGCACAAAACGAAGAAAATATCGCCGGCCGAAACTTTTCCATTGCCTAACGCTGAGAAAACCAAAGAGCTGCCTGGCTTGTTTCATGATAAGCATTGTTACTTGCTCGGCTTCCCTCAAAAACACAAAGCTGTGCTTCATAACATCATTGTTCGGAATAGTGGAAGCTGTTATGACTATGAGGATGGTGTACAAGTTCGCGAACCATCCTATCTTGTGATACCTAGTAATGTCCCGCGTTACACACCTGCCTCCGTTGATGAACTATTCACCCATGTGGTCACtgagtttttttttgagcggTGCTTGCAttacaaaaagcttcttaaACCAGATCCTTGGTGCTCACcattcttttcaaatttcGAAGTGATTCCTTCCGATCACTTGCGCCAAAATCTTACGGTCTCCGAGCCTCTTAAAGTGGCTATCACGGGCTTTCAAGGAGTCGAACTGTTGCATATTACTAAAATTCTGGAGTACTTAGAACCCTCAGGATTGAAGTTGAGCCAGAAGCTaaacaaagaaaccaaCGTTTTGATAATCAATCTTGGCGCACTCAACAGCATTCCAGAGAGCCACCCCTTGTGGAAAAACCAGTATGCGTCCATGTTTGGGGAAGGTAAGAAACTCGAGCAAAATCAAATTCATCGAAATTCTATGAAGCGAAAAATCGAATTTATTAAACAGAGGCACTCGATACCAGTTGTTACTGCTGCTTTCATTCTAGAACTTTTCTCTCGTGTCTCTAAAGCGAAAGCGCAACTAAAAGTGTCTTCAAGAATACACCTCAATGATGTTAATTGGTGCATCTCGTGTCCAAAAGGCAATAAAGATCAGTTTTATTGCGACCTTCTGGCAAAAGAAACAGACTCAACTGACAGTGGTCTCGAGATTGCTTCTAGTGCTAACGATTGCGTTAACCGTTCTATCAAGCAAAATCGGCAAGAAGCACTTGATATATTTCGTAATGGCCCAACCGTTAATTCGAAGCGATCTTTGTATGAGGAGGGCATTGAAGCTAGGCACAGTGCTGAGAAAGTCCCCTCTCCGCTCCCAAAGATTCCAAGGCTGGTACCTACGGAAGCACTAAAACCAGTGCAGAGATCGTCGAGCTGGGGAAACCTGCTATCTGATCAAGCTCGGAAAGTTGACGGGCTACACGATTCAGATGTCGAACCCTCGACTGGCGAGAGAGAGTTGCAACATACACAAGTAACCTACGGCTCACCCAAACAGATTAATGACGTGCAAGCCCCTCCGACCAGAAGACTTACTCGTCAGCGCATGAAAGAAATCGATACCTGA